A stretch of DNA from Armatimonadota bacterium:
CAGGCTCAAAACAGCCGTTCCCGATTGACCGGCACCGGCAGCGGTGGTAGCGTGACGGCGAGAGGCGCGGAGAGCGCGGCAAAGTAGCCGATTCAAACGCCGCCGCACGTGGACTCTGACAGCCGCAGGACTTCACTTCGGGAGTAATCCCGGAGAGGAGCTGCAGGCAGTAGGAACCGGCGGCGCGGCCGAAGACGGTGAAACGCCGCGGCCGACCGCGCCTCTCGTGTTCGCCCGCCTCAGGACGGGGCCCGCACCTCCACCCCCGCCAGGGTCTCCAGCAGGGTCACCAGCGCCGAGTGGTCCCAGTCGCTGCGGTCCAGCCCCCGCAGCGCCGTGAAGGCTTCCTGCACCACCGCGGTGGCCGGCAGCGGCACGCCCAGGGACTTGCCCGCCGACAGGGCGATGTTCAGGTCTTTCTGGTGCAGGCGCACCCGGAACCCCGGGGTGAAGTTGCGGTCCAGCATCCGCTGGCCGTGCAGTTCCAGGACGCGGCTCTGGGCGAACCCGCCCAGCAGCGCCTGGCGCACCCGGGCGGGATCCACCCCCGCCTTGGCCGCCAGGGTGAGGGCCTCGCTTACCGCCTGGATGGTCAGCGCCACCACGATCTGGTTGCACGCCTTGGCCACCTGCCCGGCCCCGATGTCGCCGATGTGCACGATGTTCTTGCCCAACGCCTCGAAGACCGGCCGCACGCGGGCCACCACCTCCGCCGGCCCGCCCACCATGATGGACAGGGTGGCCTCGATCGCGCCGCGTTCGCCGCCGCTGACCGGCGCGTCCAGCATGTGGGCGCCGCGTGCGCGCACCGCCTGGGCGATCTCGCGGGTCACCAGGGGCGAGATGGTGCTCATGTCCACCAGCACGCCGTCCGCCCGCAGCCCCTCCAGCACGCCGTCGGGACCCAGGACCACCTGCTGCACGTCCGGGGAATCCGGCAGCATGGTGATGACGATGTCGCTGGCCTCGGCCACCCCGCGGGGCGAGCCGCCGTCCCGGGCGCCGGCCGCCACCATCTCCTCCACCGGCGCGCGACTGCGATTGTGCACGGTCAGCGGGAACCCCGCCCGCAGCAGGTTGCGGGCCATGGGCTTGCCCATGATCCCCAGCCCGATGAATCCGATGCGCTCGCGGTTCACGTTCCACCCTCCTCGACCGTCATCTCCTCCCGCATGCGCGAGAGGCCCTCTCAGGCGCGTTCGCGCCCCGCCCCGCCGCTCCCTGACGGGGCCGCCTCGATCCCGCGGCGGGCGGTGAGGATCACCCGGTACGGGCCCGCGGCGCGGACGGCCACCTCGGTTCCCTCCGGTCGCTGCCGCACCCCCACCAGGCGGCCCCGCCCGGTCAGCCGCGCCCCGGCGGCCCGCGCGCCGACCCACACCAGCACGTGGTCGCCCCGCCCGCCGCGCACCGCCGCCTCCAGGCGGTCCCCCACGGCGCGCGCGGCCACCGCCACGCGCCCGCGGGTGGTCAGCACCTCGCCGGAGGCCGCGTCCGTCAGGCGCACCTGGAAGGTCAGCGGGTGGTCGGCCTGCCCGGAGTGCTCCACCTCCGGCCCCAGGGGCACGATCGTTCCGTCCCGGACAAAGACGGGAACCTCCTCCAGCGGGACCTCCAGGTGCACCCACCGCGGGCCGCTGTGACGCGTGTGGCGCCAGAAGTCCCACCACTGTCCGGAGGGCAGGTAGACCCACCGCCGTCCGTCGGGGGTGAGGACCGGAGCGATCAGCAGCGACCGGCCCAGCAGGTACTGGTCGCTGATGCGCCAGGTGGTGGGATCGTCCTGGAAGTCCAGGATGAGCGGGCGCATCAGCGGCGCCCCCGCCGCCACCGCCGCCGCCGCCTCGGTGTACAGGTACGGCAGCAGCCGCATCCGCAGCCGGGCGTAGCGGCGGATGATCCGGAAGGCGCGCGGGCCGTACCGCCACGGCTCCCGCGGCTCGGTGCCGTGAAAGCGGGCGTGGCTGGACAGCAACCCCAGCTGGGCCCACCGCACCAGCAGGTCCGGGTCGCGCAAGCCGTAGAAGCCGCCGATATCGTGGCTCCAGAAGGCAAACCCCGACAGGGCCAGCGACAGCCCGCTGCCCATCACCGCCGGGAGCACATCCCAGCGCGAGGGGGCGTCCCCCGACCAGTGGACCGGGTACCGCTGGGACCCCGCCCACCCGCTGCGGGCCCAGACCAGGGGCTGCGCGCTGACCTCCGCGGTCGCCTCGAAGACCGTGCGGGTGTACAGGAGCGGGTAGACGTTGTGGAGGAGCGCGCCGGGGGTGCCGTCGTGGGCGATGGCGTCCTCGGGCACCTCCTCCCCGTAGTCGGTCTTGAAGACGGCCACGCCCGCCCGCAGCAGCGGCCGGTGCAGCCCCGCGTACCACCGCCGGGCCCCCGGGTGGGTGAAGTCCACGATGGCCGCCTCCCGCCCGCGGAAGCGCGCCACCTCCCCCCGGGTGGTGCGCAGGAAGTAGCCGCGCCGGGCCGCCGGGGCGTAGCGGGGGCTGTCCATGGGAAAGTACGGATTCTCCCACAGGGACAGCCGCACGCCCTGGCGGCGCAGCCAGCGGATGAACTCCCCCGGCCGGGGAAAGGCCCGCTCATCCCAGCGCAGGTCGCAGCTGTCGTAGTCGCGGGCGGACCGGCCGGCCAGCCACAGAGGGTCCAGGTGCACCACGTCCAGGGGAAATCCCCGCCGGCGGGCCTGGCGGACCACCTGCTCCACCTCGCGCCGGGACCGGTACATGCACCGGGACATCCACACCCCGAACGACCAGCGGGGCGGCAGCGCCGGGCGTCCCGTCAGGTCCAGGTAGCGGCGGAGGATCTCGGCCAGGGTGGGACCGTAGATGAGGAAGACATCCAGGCACGGCTCCTCCACGTAGGCCCACCCCGACACCACCGAATAGGCGCCCAGGTCCACCACCGTGCGGGCGGTGGTGTGGACGAACATCCCGTAGCCCGCCGTGCTCATGACGAACGGCACGGGCGTGTAGACCAGGTCCGTGGAGTTGGTCCCGTGGGTGTCGGTGCACCACAGCACGGTCCGCAGCCCCCGCCGGCCGATGGGGCCG
This window harbors:
- a CDS encoding glycoside hydrolase family 31 protein, whose protein sequence is MSARRHSLDPGAIFDDPQRTFLPLGRVVAVRPRRDGADLRVQVGGQEIAARIACVSDEIVRLRIPVVARPSALLAEPVAQARVRTRVDRRTVSVHTAALTVELERAPWRLRVLDRRGRPVFSELADRDFDGYITSPTGLAVHQPSGARHAYLTFALGAAEEFVGLGERYGPIGRRGLRTVLWCTDTHGTNSTDLVYTPVPFVMSTAGYGMFVHTTARTVVDLGAYSVVSGWAYVEEPCLDVFLIYGPTLAEILRRYLDLTGRPALPPRWSFGVWMSRCMYRSRREVEQVVRQARRRGFPLDVVHLDPLWLAGRSARDYDSCDLRWDERAFPRPGEFIRWLRRQGVRLSLWENPYFPMDSPRYAPAARRGYFLRTTRGEVARFRGREAAIVDFTHPGARRWYAGLHRPLLRAGVAVFKTDYGEEVPEDAIAHDGTPGALLHNVYPLLYTRTVFEATAEVSAQPLVWARSGWAGSQRYPVHWSGDAPSRWDVLPAVMGSGLSLALSGFAFWSHDIGGFYGLRDPDLLVRWAQLGLLSSHARFHGTEPREPWRYGPRAFRIIRRYARLRMRLLPYLYTEAAAAVAAGAPLMRPLILDFQDDPTTWRISDQYLLGRSLLIAPVLTPDGRRWVYLPSGQWWDFWRHTRHSGPRWVHLEVPLEEVPVFVRDGTIVPLGPEVEHSGQADHPLTFQVRLTDAASGEVLTTRGRVAVAARAVGDRLEAAVRGGRGDHVLVWVGARAAGARLTGRGRLVGVRQRPEGTEVAVRAAGPYRVILTARRGIEAAPSGSGGAGRERA
- a CDS encoding 2-hydroxy-3-oxopropionate reductase, coding for MNRERIGFIGLGIMGKPMARNLLRAGFPLTVHNRSRAPVEEMVAAGARDGGSPRGVAEASDIVITMLPDSPDVQQVVLGPDGVLEGLRADGVLVDMSTISPLVTREIAQAVRARGAHMLDAPVSGGERGAIEATLSIMVGGPAEVVARVRPVFEALGKNIVHIGDIGAGQVAKACNQIVVALTIQAVSEALTLAAKAGVDPARVRQALLGGFAQSRVLELHGQRMLDRNFTPGFRVRLHQKDLNIALSAGKSLGVPLPATAVVQEAFTALRGLDRSDWDHSALVTLLETLAGVEVRAPS